A single Diceros bicornis minor isolate mBicDic1 chromosome 7, mDicBic1.mat.cur, whole genome shotgun sequence DNA region contains:
- the LOC131408017 gene encoding olfactory receptor 52P1-like, with protein MSSCNNSVSQPLIFVLAGIPGVESSQGWFSVPIFLVFVITVIGNATILCIIRVEKSLHEPMFILLAMLSVVDLSLVSVTVPRMLGIFWMNAKEISFNACLTQMFFIPFFYVMESGILLAMAFDRFVAIWYPLRYATILVNSKLVKMALAVLGRAVAVLTPAPILVKRLESFQTHIIAYSYCAYMAVVQIACGDSSDHIVYGLMVIVASVGFDLFFIILSYGLILLAVFRIPSWEARGKALSTCGSHLCVIALFYSPVVFSVLAQILGYHMAPHLQIIIDNLYFLVPPMVNSLIYGARTKQMRECVLRIFHCRGN; from the coding sequence ATGTCTTCTTGCAACAACTCTGTTTCTCAGCCCTTGATATTTGTCCTGGCTGGAATTCCTGGTGTAGAATCTTCCCAAGGCTGGTTCTCTGTGCCTATTTTCTTGGTATTTGTCATTACAGTCATTGGCAATGCCACCATCTTATGCATCATCCGGGTGGAGAAGAGTCTTCACGAGCCCATGTTTATCCTCCTGGCCATGCTTTCAGTTGTTGACCTGTCCCTGGTCAGTGTCACTGTGCCCCGCATGCTGGGTATCTTCTGGATGAATGCCAAAGAAATCAGCTTTAATGCCTGCCTCACACAGAtgtttttcattcctttcttttatGTCATGGAGTCTGGGATCCTATTGGCCATGGCTTTTGACAGATTTGTGGCTATCTGGTATCCCCTGAGATATGCAACCATCCTTGTTAACAGCAAGCTTGTGAAGATGGCACTGGCTGTCCTGGGAAGGGCGGTGGCAGTGCTGACCCCAGCACCCATCCTGGTAAAAAGACTAGAAAGCTTCCAAACCCACATCATTGCTTACTCCTACTGCGCCTACATGGCTGTGGTGCAGATAGCCTGTGGAGACAGCTCTGACCACATTGTCTATGGCCTCATGGTTATTGTAGCATCTGTGGGATTTGATCTGTTTTTTATCATTCTGTCATATGGGCTGATCCTCCTTGCTGTCTTTCGGATACCCTCTTGGGAGGCACGAGGTAAAGCTCTCAGCACATGTGGCTCTCATCTTTGTGTCATTGCTCTATTTTACTCTCCTGTTGTCTTCTCTGTCCTGGCCCAGATTTTAGGCTACCATATGGCTCCCCATCTACAGATCATCATTGACAATCTCTATTTCCTGGTGCCTCCCATGGTCAACTCCTTAATTTATGGGGCCCGGACCAAGCAAATGCGGGAGTGTGTGCTGCGGATCTTCCACTGTCGTGGAAACTGA